From one Lotus japonicus ecotype B-129 chromosome 3, LjGifu_v1.2 genomic stretch:
- the LOC130747131 gene encoding uncharacterized protein LOC130747131, whose protein sequence is MAGFQVFTALLFALALARIDPSTCQVVNGKVSCVDCTQNHDLSDIKVLVKCEGVKKLALASTEDNGFFKVDLPSDKTKPSSAGNCLAKLVGGPVQLYATRQNQVSQIIKSQEPNSYTISTPLSFMKSCPQNTNCKAAKPVGSSKTVDLPLPPEWGLAPSSYYVPFIPIIGIP, encoded by the exons ATGGCTGGTTTTCAGGTTTTCACAGCTCTTCTCTTTGCATTGGCTCTTGCCAGAATTGACCCCTCAACATGCCAAGTAGTAAATGGCAAGGTTTCCTGCGTTGACTGCACTCAGAATCACGATTTATCTG ATATCAAGGTTTTAGTGAAgtgtgaaggtgtgaaaaaacTTGCTTTGGCATCTACAGAAGATAATGGCTTCTTCAAGGTTGATCTTCCTTCAGACAAAACCAAACCTTCTTCTGCAGGGAACTGCCTCGCAAAGCTTGTTGGAGGGCCAGTTCAGCTTTACGCCACAAGGCAGAACCAGGTCTCCCAAATCATCAAGAGCCAAGAGCCAAACAGCTACACCATCTCCACTCCTCTCAGTTTCATGAAGTCATGCCCCCAAAACACAAACTGTAAGGCTGCAAAGCCCGTTGGTTCATCCAAGACCGTTGATCTTCCTCTGCCTCCGGAGTGGGGGTTGGCACCTAGTAGCTACTATGTGCCTTTCATTCCCATCATTGGAATACCTTGA
- the LOC130742972 gene encoding protein S40-7-like, translated as MDHLHPHRFRNRKSIPAERLLGIPPYAPPLNPTVTVELLEDDVVFSGDYCTQQAIRQIYNPPSSSPPSSSSSTSTSATAAATPIHPHSFGILAALPDHETHPHLRSVSKSKRFRKSSSTRVIPSIPKQAPARDRIEAWISSSYSDIRLYQSAPLNCPELPEAVLIAQRRRFDEEEEKKEEALEEESDEVFPPHEVVAKNTAKRSVKEPVVAYSLMEGAGRTLKGRDMRQVRNAILRQTGFLD; from the coding sequence ATGGACCACCTCCATCCACACCGGTTCCGCAACCGCAAATCCATCCCCGCCGAACGCCTCCTCGGCATCCCGCCCTACGCGCCACCACTCAACCCCACCGTAACCGTCGAGCTTCTCGAAGACGACGTCGTTTTCAGCGGCGATTACTGCACCCAGCAAGCAATCCGCCAAATCTACAaccctccttcttcctctcccccctcctcctcctcctcaactTCCACGTCGGCCACCGCCGCCGCTACTCCCATCCACCCTCACTCCTTCGGCATCCTCGCCGCACTCCCCGACCACGAAACTCACCCGCACCTCCGTAGCGTCTCGAAGTCGAAACGCTTCCGTAAATCCTCCTCCACGCGCGTGATCCCTTCCATTCCGAAACAAGCGCCGGCGCGAGACCGGATCGAGGCGTGGATATCCTCGTCGTACTCCGACATCAGGTTATACCAATCGGCGCCGTTGAATTGCCCGGAGCTACCGGAGGCGGTGCTGATTGCGCAGAGGAGGCGAttcgacgaggaggaggagaagaaagaGGAGGCGTTGGAGGAGGAGAGCGACGAGGTGTTTCCGCCGCATGAAGTGGTGGCGAAGAATACGGCGAAGAGATCGGTTAAGGAGCCCGTGGTGGCTTACTCGCTCATGGAAGGTGCTGGAAGGACGCTCAAAGGGAGGGACATGCGGCAGGTTCGGAACGCGATTTTGCGCCAAACAGGTTTCCTTGATTGA
- the LOC130742973 gene encoding putative germin-like protein 9-2 yields the protein MSSSAFKVLSLVLSAFAIVQMTIGGDPDILTDFISPINGIIDGNFFTFTGFRALSGQKTPPQAFKVIKASGAEFPALIGQSVSYAVLEFPAGSINPPHTHPRSAELLLVTQGALQVGFVDTTNKLFTQSLQAGDMFVFPKGLVHFQHNADANNPALALSAFGSANAGTVSLPNTLFNSSIDDTVLALAFKTQVSTIQSLKKGFAP from the coding sequence ATGTCTTCCTCTGCCTTCAAAGTTCTCTCACTAGTCCTTTCTGCTTTTGCCATTGTGCAAATGACAATTGGTGGTGACCCTGACATACTCACTGATTTCATAAGCCCAATTAATGGCATAATAGATGGAAACTTCTTCACCTTCACAGGCTTTCGTGCACTTTCAGGACAAAAGACACCACCACAAGCCTTCAAGGTAATCAAAGCAAGTGGAGCAGAGTTCCCTGCTCTTATAGGCCAGAGTGTGTCCTACGCTGTCCTTGAATTCCCTGCTGGAAGCATCAACCCACCCCACACTCACCCTCGTTCTGCTGAGCTTCTCCTTGTTACTCAAGGTGCCCTTCAAGTTGGATTTGTGGACACAACCAACAAGCTCTTCACACAAAGCCTTCAAGCAGGGGACATGTTTGTTTTCCCAAAGGGTCTTGTCCATTTCCAACACAATGCTGATGCGAACAACCCTGCTCTTGCTCTTTCCGCCTTTGGCAGCGCCAACGCCGGCACTGTCTCGCTTCCCAACACGCTCTTTAATTCCTCCATTGATGACACTGTTCTAGCCTTGGCCTTCAAGACTCAGGTctccactattcagagtttgAAGAAAGGATTTGCTCCTTAA